One Arachis hypogaea cultivar Tifrunner chromosome 2, arahy.Tifrunner.gnm2.J5K5, whole genome shotgun sequence genomic window, aattaattattatacaaatttttttataatattaaataattatattaaaataatattttaaactatgactaacataaaaatataaaataatcaaaattttattttatatttcttgacaaataattagattattatatttacaatttattaactaactacgtttattaaagatattattatataatataattttttataaaaatattttaaaaatataatttatttaaaatattatatataatacatgaaaatattaactttttcatttttttcaatttttttagaaaaacagaataaataatataattttaaatatatatctaaataaaaaagttaataattttatgtattatatataactttttaaataaattttacttttacaaatatcttgataaaaatttatatgatataataatttatttaacaaagtaattagttaataaattttaaatataacaatctaattatttgtcaagtaatataaaataaattttaattattttatatttttatattgtagtttaaaatatcattttaatattataaaaaatttttgtataataattaatcttaatgaataaaaaaacttattttttttgtatttatttaatttatacttttagaaCAAAAAGTTTCTACCTTTATATAGTAAAATATGTGATAatcttcttaatatatatattaaggaTGGCGAAACGGGTCGAGTCCGTCGGGCCAACCCGCCGAACTCGCTAAAAAAGGTGGGTCGGACTAGGATTTGAAacctgtcaaattaaaaaaattcaccaAACCCgcaaaatttttatgcaaaatttgtttataatattaaaaattatattaaaatgatattttaaatagttATACTTTAACAGATTTAATATGTTTTCTGATTTCAATGTTATTAtatgattataattatttaatatataaaaaaattactagaTAGTATATATAAGGGGTGACAATGCGGGCCGACTCGTCCCGCCAACTAAAGTGGGTACAAAATACTAGCCGTTTGactttgttttttttaaataacattaatcaaaattaacaaaaaaaagaataattaaataattaaatacaaataaaaaatagtcaaattataatataatttttttactatctttttttaaatttttaacttcaataaaattgtttaaaataatatttgtcaatagaaccatctttattttaaaaaataagtcacataatttaaacatatatatgaaattataaaataaaacaaataaagtcACATAATTgaaacatatatacataatttgacgaatttttttaatttaacaagtcTCAATTTCTAACCCGACTCACCCTTTTTAGCGGGTTCGGCGAGTCGGTCCGACGGATTCGATCCGTTTTACcacccctaatatatatatatatatatatatatatatatatatatatataaaaggattatcgcatattttattatataaagatagaaattttttgttctaaaaaatatgaaataaataaatacaaaaaatatatgtttttttattcattaaaattaattattataaaaaaattttataatattaaaataattttttatattaaaacataaaaatataaaataaataaaatttattttatattacttgacaaataattagtttattatatttaaaatttattaactaattattttgttaaatatattattatataatataattttttatcaaaatatttgtaaaagtaaaatttatttaaaacgttatatataatacatgaaaatattaacttttttatttaggtctgtatttaaaattatattatttattctattttttaattaaaaaattaatatttttatatattataaataatattttaaataaattattttttaaaaatatttttatgaaaaattatattatataataatatatttagtaaaagtagttagttaataaattttgaatataataatctaattatttatcaagtaatataaaataaaattttaataattttatatttttatattacagttaaaaatattattttaatataattttttaatattataaaaaagttttacataataattaattttattaaataaaaaatactcatatattttatatttatatattttatatttaattatttaagaataaaagattttgttGCCGTTTAAAGTATTGAATATTAAAGTATTGACatttaaagcatttatttatatactaagatattctatatttattagagtccatcaatgctcttcttttatattagcctttgatttttATCTAACAAGATCTAATGGCCTATATTAGTGTGGCTCATTCAATAAGCACATAATTGTTGAGCTCGTTTTAGACATATCCTTAAATTACATATAACacactatatttttatattattgacttattgagttattatatgattttaactttaaattgttTTCATGTCAATGTAGGATTCAAGTAAGTCAGAATCTGCCATCACTACCATTATGGGATGAAAGGAAGATTGAGATGGTGGAATTATGTTTTTATGATGTCATGaactttattttgttgtttatgaatatggTTGGTTGTTTATGTAATATTTGGTTGTTTATGGATATGTTTGGATGTTTATGtttgttgttattgctatttAAGTCTTTAAAGACTATGGATAttatgtttgtaatgacaattgaagcttatctttgattttctctaattttttattttttttaatttttactaatttttacaaaaattcgcAGATATCCACGGAGACCCAGGTCCCCAGCGAATACATGGTCCCCGTTACCCGTCATGGGGACGGGCGGGGACGGGGACAGATATTGGGGGCGGGGGCAAAGGGCGGAGGGCATGTCCCCGCCCCATGGGGACCTGTAGCCATCCCTAAACATGCTtacgaggaggaagaagagggcaTTGGTGTCATTTCACAACAAAACTAGGGTTTAGAGAAACAGAAACGGATCCCTTTAAAATACCCTTCACTCCAAATAACTAGTTCGTTTAATACTGCGGCTGCTACGAGTTGGAGCTTCCATTCTCTCCAAATCTCTCAAGAGTGCAAATCTGCACCGCAACCATGGCCACTTCCGCCGCCGCCACAACTGTCGCAGCGCCACGCTAGCTATCACAGAAGGAGCAGGACATCCAGATGATGCTTGCTGCTGAGGTCCACCTCAGAACAAAAAATTGCGACTTCCAGATGGAATGCTACGTCTTCAAACGCTGAAATGATGGTCAATCTTCGTGATCTTTTTTgtttctccttttggattttaaGTTTGAATATTATTGAAGAGTGTGTTGATTATGGCGAGTTTGAAGGGTATTTTGCAAAATGTTATATCTTTTCAGTCTCAAATTGTTTATTCTGATATGGATTTTTTCATATTTACTCAAACTGTAGTGAGTAGTTCAGTTCTTGAAATCTAATGCAAACAAAACAGATGTGCGTAGtgcttttttataatttattcctTGCTCTTTTGTGAATTTTGTATTCGAGTTTTTTACATTTATCTTTTTTTGTATCCAGGGTTCCTTTTTTGatatatactttttataaatTTGTTATAATCTAGTGGtttgtcaatttttctttatttgtttcgtGTTTTCTATTCAAAGAGTCAATTTAATTTCTAATCAGGATTTTGATACGAGTAAGTGTATTTTGTATGACCACCTTTGTGTTCAAAATAgcttattatcttaattttatgaTAGAGTTTATGAAAgcatttttatgtttggttgaTTTTTTGTATTCCTTGTTCCCAGGTATTTACATAATTAATCATCAGGTGCCACTTATGTTATTCACTTGTTTCACTATTAGCTGTCAATATGTTTTTTGTGGGAGTTTGAAATTCTGTTATTAATTGATCTCATCTTgggtttgtttttctatttttttttcaaaagaaatatgTGCAGCCCATTAAGAAAGGTGCTCTTGGAAATATTCCGACCATTGCCTTCTGTGACACCGATTTTCCGATGCGCTATGTTGATGTTGGCATTCCTGCTAATAACAAGGAGAAGCACAGTATTGGTTGTCTGTTTTGGTTATTAGCATGGATGGTTCTGCAGATGAGGGGTACTATTCGTCCGGGGCTTAAGTGGGACGTGATGATAAACTAATTTTTGCTCTTAACGGATTGAACTATTATTATTTTGTAGCACTTTTAGATTTATTGTGTTTCTCAATGTCTGCATTGTAAGTGTCTGATCTCGTATGCACTTATTTAGAACAATCTTTCTTGCTGTACATACAGGtgtaaaaaatttcatattttaacaAAAGATAGTAGTCTTATTATGTGGTTTCCTTTGAACCTTAGCTAAATTTGTCAACTTTTCATGTGTAGGTGGATTTATTCTTCTATAGAGAACCTAAAGAGGCcaagcaacaagaggaggaggaattaCCAGCTGCCCCAGAATATACCATTCAAGATTTTGGTACTGCTGGCATTGCCGGCCTCCCCGCAGCTGATGGGGAATGGGGGCTGTTACAGCTGAACAATCCTGGATTGAACCAGTTCCTCAGCAACCCATTGCAGCTGCTCCTGCTACCAGACGCCGGTAAGAATAATTATTTTCACTCTGGATCTGTTATATTTGATGCAACATAATTGTCGTATTTGCTTCTAATATGTTCTAGTCAAATAATTCTGGGTTGTTGTGTTGAATCATTCTCCCTCGATATGCAAGAAAATATGTGCGCCTTAACATAGTTCTGTCGAAAACTGTGATGGCAATTTATTTGACCCAAGTTCTTTTGTATCCGCAGCTGCAGGTGATTGGAAACCAGTTCCAGCTCCACAGGCATCCGTTCCTGCACCTGGAGGTGTTGCTCCCACTGGTTGGGACTAGGCATCGAGTTTGAAATTTTGTTTCTATGTTTTCTTTGCTTCCTGAGTAATTTTTCTTCCGAGATTATTTCTTTAGaaaacatacatatttagtatttTGTAGTCTTGGTATtgagttttaaaattttgttgacgTATCGATGGAAGCTTGTTTAGTTTCAACAATTTAAGAGGATTCGTAATGGAAGTTTGAGCAGTTAATTGACAACGACATGCTACTTTTTGCATGGCAAATTTTTTCTTGGTGATTGTTCTTTAGTTTGATTAGTATTGAAAAATATAGATAACCTCAGTATATATGCAAAAGTACAATAAAATAAACTTAggtattttcttaaaatatatgaagatctaaagttaattattaatttattataagtcATTTTGTAAACAAGAAATTTTCATAATGTTTACGGGCATAATTTTGACAtgggtttttttaattaaataaaataatcataattcacaagtcatactaaatatttattattctaaGGATAAATTTAAATTGGTGTTCAAAAAATTTTAGGTTGAGTACTTTGATCTCAAATGAATTCATCTTTAGAGATTCTCGAAATTTAATTAtagagtaattatccaaatcagttcccaaaaattttaaaattggacaTTTTAGCCcccaaaaaattaatatacagaaTCAATTCTAAAGGTTTGTAAATAGGtttgtaaattttaaaaacagacaTTTTAGTCTCCAAAAACAAATAATGTACAAGTCAATTCTCAATGTTTCTCTTCAACATAACAGTCTTttgtccaaaaataaaaataaaataaaattattattattattattattattattattattattattattattattattattattattattattattattattattattattattattattattattattattatgtaactgCTTTTTTATTTCAAGTTGGTTTGCGTTAAGAAGTTTAGCTATTTTGTTAGAGAAGACACCATAACTTGGCTATCttttaatgaaaatttatttttattttcagttgtgttGACTACTGAActtttaaacttctttaattgtcgtatttgaatttcttttatcGTTAAATTTCATTGGATCAAgactttgttagctattgtgtatttgtgcttgttgatttcaatgttatgactttgtgaaatagtatggTAGTATATTTTTTGAATCGATTGAAAAAACCGAACaaatcgaaccaaaccaaaccgattttaattaGTTTGGTTTGGTTCCTATGGCCTCGataaaaaaaccgaaccaaactgcACCGTGAACACCCCTAGCGCCCAACTCCACCAAAATTCCAAGTAATGGGCGCCAAAACTCCAAGTGCACTTTTCACTCCCAACAATCCAAAGAGCTTCAAAGCCCATCGCTAAGTACACCATGCCCACCGCCAAATGCCTAACCAACTCCTAGGAAGTTTCAATTCAAGTCAAGATTCAAGATTTAAATGATTTGTTAGCAACAACCTCTTCTAGAAAGATACGATTTGATTGTTAGGATTTAGAttagattaaatttaaatttaaataagttaTCTTTCTCtttaaaagataagattagtttttaaatttcagTTAGGTAGGAAGttagatataaataaataaacaaggttcACAAAATAGAGATCATCTTTAACCGAATATCTCCTTctttagttttagttattttcttctctaccatgagtaactaaacctctctTGTTAAAGGTTAggagttctattttatttttataggttAGTAATGCAAGTGTCTTCTTTATTTTGATTCATGTTTTTCTACTTTTTCAGGATTaagtttcattcttcatctttaatgGTTAGAAGTATTAGAAAATATTCTAATTTTGTCTTGGATTCCGTTATTACTTTAGAAAATTTAATATTGAAATTAGCTCTAAACTCTTTGTCATGATTTTTAACTTGACTAGGAATAGTATTTTGAAAATTGTGTggctttaaataaaaaacattcttcatcttttctcttAATTAATTGACCAAAAAATTGGCGATTAATTAagttaagaaaaattaaattgtcaaggaattagaatttgattataaataatttgttGTGAAAAGATTTTTACTTGAGTCAAAGTAAGGAAACACAAGCATCAGGCAGGTTGGCCAGGTCTTTCCTTGTTGTTCTGTTCTCGCCACGAGAAAGACGCACAGAAGAGGTATGCCCAACGTGCGGAGGATCCATTGAGAGTGTGTCTGTTGTCTCGGCAAGGAACTTTAC contains:
- the LOC140176652 gene encoding small ribosomal subunit protein uS2-like, which produces MASLKGILQNVISFQSQIVYSDMDFFIFTQTVPIKKGALGNIPTIAFCDTDFPMRYVDVGIPANNKEKHMSDLVCTYLEQSFLLYIQVDLFFYREPKEAKQQEEEELPAAPEYTIQDFGTAGIAGLPAADGEWGLLQLNNPGLNQFLSNPLQLLLLPDAAAGDWKPVPAPQASVPAPGGVAPTGWD